From one Sparus aurata chromosome 16, fSpaAur1.1, whole genome shotgun sequence genomic stretch:
- the rps6ka5 gene encoding ribosomal protein S6 kinase alpha-5 codes for MPSPMEGSSREGDLFTVKHELKNANLTGHVERVGIENFELLKVLGTGAYGKVFLVRKVSGHDAGKLYAMKVLKKATIVQKAKTAEHTRTERQVLEHIRQSPFLVTLHYAFQTDTKLHLILDYVNGGELFTHLVQRVRFKEQEVALYSGEIALALEHLHKLGVVYRDLKLENILLDSSGHIVLTDFGLSKEFDQMERAFSVCGTIEYMAPEIVEGGESGHDKAVDWWSLGVLMYELLTGGSPFTVDGDENSHTDIAKRILKKDPPFPKDMGPLAKDVIQRLLIKDPKKRLGSGPNGAENVKKHPFYQKINWEDLAAKKVPAPFKPVIRDELDVSNFADEFTEMDPTYSPAALPQNCDRIFQGYSFMAPSILFKRNVVMDDHVQLCGGSERPGSAAVARSAMMKDSPFYMSYEMDLRDSALGEGSFSICRRCTHKKTGQKYAVKIVSKRMEAQTQREIAALKLCDGHPNIVKLHEIYHDQLHTYLVLELLGGGELLERIRRKQHFSETEASRIMRKLVSAVSHMHDVGVVHRDLKPENLLFTDESENSEIKIIDFGFARLKPPDNQLLKTPCFTLQYAAPEILKYDGYDESCDLWSLGVILYTMLSGQVPFQCQEKSLTHTSAEEIMKKIKQGDFSFEGEAWRNVSQQAKDLIQELLTVDPNKRIKMCGLRYNAWLQDDSQLSSNPLMTPDILGSSTASVHTYVKATFNAFNKCKREGFRLQTVDKAPLAKRRKMKKTSTSTETRSSSSESTHSSSSSSQSQEKSCDTNPQPSNSTPVNTPMPLGTDSENQPAHPAFDFSEGQ; via the exons CCAACCTGACGGGCCATGTGGAGAGGGTGGGCATTGAAAACTTTGAGCTTTTAAAGGTGCTGGGCACAGGAG CATACGGAAAGGTGTTCCTGGTGAGGAAAGTGAGTGGCCATGATGCGGGGAAGCTGTATGCCATGAAGGTTTTGAAGAAGGCCACTATTGTACAAAAGGCAAAGACGGCTGAGCACACACGGACGGAGCGGCAAGTGCTGGAGCACATTCGCCAGTCTCCGTTCCTCGTCACACTTCACTACGCCTTCCAGACGGATACCAAATTGCACCTGATACTCG ATTATGTAAATGGTGGGGAGCTATTCACACATCTGGTGCAAAGAGTGCGATTTAAGGAGCAAGAAGTAGCCTTGTACAGCGGAGAGATTGCGTTGGCATTAGAGCATCTACACAAG CTTGGGGTTGTCTATCGGGACCTCAAACTAGAGAATATTCTCTTGGATTCAAGTGGTCATATAGTTCTCACAGACTTTGGCCTCAGTAAAGAATTTGATCAG ATGGAAAGGGCATTTTCTGTCTGTGGCACAATTGAATATATGGCTCCAGAAATCGTGGAAGGCGGAGAGTCTGGACATGACAAG GCGGTGGATTGGTGGAGCCTCGGCGTGTTGATGTACGAGCTTCTAACTGGTGGATCACCCTTCACTGTCGACGGAGATGAgaactcacacacagacatagcCAA gaggattttaaaaaaggacccTCCTTTCCCCAAAGATATGGGACCACTGGCCAAAGATGTGATCCAGCGGCTCCTCATCAAAGATCCAAAGAAGAGATTGGGCTCGGGTCCTAACGGAGCGGAGAATGTAAAAAAGCACCCGTTTTACCAG AAAATTAACTGGGAGGACCTGGCGGCTAAGAAGGTGCCTGCCCCGTTCAAGCCGGTGATCCGAGACGAGCTGGATGTCAGCAACTTTGCCGACGAGTTTACAGAGATGGACCCCACCTACTCCCCTGCAGCTCTGCCTCAAAACTGCGACCGCATCTTCCAG GGATACTCTTTCATGGCCCCCTCCATCCTGTTCAAGAGGAATGTGGTGATGGACGACCATGTCCAGCTGTGTGGGGGCTCTGAGAGGCCAGGCTCTGCTGCGGTGGCCCGCAGCGCCATGATGAAG GACTCACCTTTCTATATGAGTTATGAGATGGACTTGAGGGACAGCGCTCTGGGAGAGGGCAGCTTCTCTATCTGCAGACGCTGCACACACAAGAAGACTGGACAGAAATACGCAGTCAAGATTGTCAGCAAGAG GATGGAGGCACAGACTCAGCGGGAAATAGCAGCCCTGAAGCTCTGTGATGGCCACCCTAACATAGTCAAGCTTCATGAAATTTACCATGACCAG CTCCACACGTACCTGGTCCTGGAGCTGCTCGGTGGAGGGGAGCTGCTGGAGAGGATCCGCAGAAAGCAGCATTTCAGCGAAACTGAGGCCAGTCGCATCATGAGAAAACTGGTGTCGGCAGTCAGTCACATGCACGACGTAGGAGTGGTGCACAGAGACCTTAAACCGGAG AACCTGCTCTTCACCGACGAGAGTGAGAACTCCGAGATAAAAATCATAGACTTTGGCTTTGCTCGCCTCAAACCGCCAGACAATCAGCTCCTGAAGACTCCCTGCTTCACGCTGCAGTACGCAGCGCCAGAGATACTCAAATACGACGGCTACGATGAGTCCTGCGACCTGTGGAGTCTGGGGGTCATTCTG TACACCATGCTGTCTGGCCAGGTGCCTTTTCAGTGTCAGGAGAAGAGCCTGACTCACACCAGTGCTGAGGAGATCATGAAGAAAATCAAACAGGGCGACTTCTCGTTTGAAGGCGAGGCCTGGAGAAATGTGTCCCAGCAGGCCAAGGACCTTATACAAG agctgctgaCGGTGGACCCAAACAAGCGGATTAAGATGTGTGGCCTACGCTATAATGCCTGGCTGCAGGACGACAGCCAGCTGTCCTCCAACCCACTCATGACCCCAGACATTCTCGGCTCCTCCACCGCCTCCGTCCACACTTACGTCAAAGCTACCTTTAAT GCATTTAACAAATGTAAGCGGGAAGGTTTCCGCCTGCAGACGGTGGACAAGGCTCCACTAGccaagaggaggaagatgaaaaaGACAAGTACCAGCACAGAGACCCGCAGCAGCTCCAGCGAGAGCAcccactcttcctcctcctcctcccagtctCAGGAGAAGTCTTGCGACACCAACCCGCAGCCCTCCAACAGCACACCTGTCAACACACCCATGCCGCTGGGAACAGACTCTGAGAACCAACCGGCACACCCAGCCTTTGACTTCTCAGAAGGACAGTGA